The following coding sequences lie in one Nitrospirota bacterium genomic window:
- a CDS encoding prepilin-type N-terminal cleavage/methylation domain-containing protein, whose amino-acid sequence MKVLRNQKGFTLIELIIVIVVLGILAAVAIPKYVDMQTDAQAAADVGYIAGLRSVLAVNFAGQRLGKTVAAGTVCVNATGTVLPLF is encoded by the coding sequence ATGAAGGTATTACGAAATCAAAAAGGTTTTACGTTAATTGAATTAATTATCGTGATCGTGGTATTAGGAATTCTTGCTGCGGTTGCAATTCCTAAATATGTGGATATGCAGACGGATGCCCAGGCTGCCGCGGACGTAGGCTATATCGCAGGCTTAAGAAGTGTGCTAGCGGTTAACTTTGCTGGACAAAGGTTAGGTAAGACCGTTGCCGCAGGGACCGTTTGTGTCAATGCTACAGGAACCGTTTTACCATTATTT
- a CDS encoding type II secretion system protein: MKRLKNQAGFTLIELLVVLVILGILTAIAVTRYQDLTTQAQIGATKGNLATIRGGISLLHARFLLAGYGGTALEWPSVAELNNNLTAGRTVALNGLKIIEGPSATTCTVCMPPDSVITNNQLVTQATLAQADARTVVSGAGIGWDYDPGSGQIYVAATAPVDSYGNAANLW, encoded by the coding sequence ATGAAGAGATTAAAAAATCAGGCGGGTTTTACATTAATTGAACTTTTAGTCGTTTTGGTCATTCTTGGAATTTTAACGGCGATTGCCGTGACAAGGTATCAGGACTTGACAACACAGGCCCAGATAGGAGCAACCAAAGGAAATCTGGCGACCATCAGAGGTGGAATCAGTTTGCTCCACGCCCGGTTTTTGCTTGCCGGCTACGGTGGAACCGCTTTGGAATGGCCTTCGGTGGCCGAGTTAAATAACAACCTGACGGCTGGAAGGACCGTTGCCCTGAACGGATTAAAGATCATCGAAGGGCCATCGGCTACCACCTGTACCGTCTGCATGCCGCCGGATTCGGTGATCACCAATAACCAACTGGTTACGCAGGCGACACTGGCCCAAGCCGACGCCAGAACGGTGGTAAGTGGAGCAGGGATTGGATGGGATTACGATCCAGGCTCAGGCCAGATTTACGTTGCAGCGACGGCCCCGGTAGACTCATATGGAAACGCCGCCAACTTGTGGTAA